CGGTCGGCGGAAATGAGGTTCGAGGTTTCGGTCGTGGCAGGGGTGGCCATCTGAGCGTCCTTCCTCTTGCTGTCCATGCCCGCCGGCCGGCGGGTACGGACGGCTCAACGCTTGACCGGATCCTTTGTTCCCGGCTTTAAACTGGTTTAAACTCCACCAATAATTTTCAGCTAGCTTGAACTATTGAATCATGTCAACTTTTGCCCGCTCCGGAAACATCGGAACCCGCGCGGGGGCATGCTACTTTCATAAGAAAGGTCTCTACGAACTGTGGCACGGGCGTATCCTCGCATGAGAGACATCTATACCAGAAAATCGCCGCGATCCGGTGACTGCCTCATCGATAAAATGGGGTATTACCTGGAACTGTCCCGACAGGACATAGAACATCTCACCGATCTGCAGCGACAGGAACAGACATGGCGGGTCCGGGATGTGGTGCGCGAAATGGGCGCGCCCACGGAAATGTTCTATGTCGTCAAGACCGGCTGGTGTTTTTCCTACACCATCATGGCCGATGGCCGCCGGCAGGTGCTTCAGATCCATCATCCGGGCGATGTGATCGGCATTCCCGACATCGCCTATGAACACGCGGTCACCGGCCTGCAGGCCGCGACCGACCTCTGTCTCTGCCCCTTTCCCAAAAGCCGGCTGGACACGATCTTCACCGACAGCCCGCGGTTGACGGCGCTGATCATGACGCTCGGCATGATCGATCATGTGGTTCTGCTCGACCGGATCCGCACCATCGGCCGGATGAATGCCGACGAGCGCGTGGCGCATTTCCTGCTCGAAATCCTCAGCCGGCTGCGCATCACCAACCCCGATGTCGGCGACCGCTTCGAACTGCCGCTCAGTCAGGAACTGGTCGGCGACACGCTGGGGCTGACCAATGTCTATGTCAGCCGCACCCTGTCGCTGATGGAACGCGCCGGGCTGATCGAACGCATCGACCGGTCGATCCGCATTGCCGACGAGCAGGGCCTGCGCGACATGGCGGATTTTCAGGACCGCTATTACCGCATCGACACCTCGTGGTTCCCGGGCGGGGCGCTGGAAAAACTGTCGGCCGGCGCCTGAGCGGCCGCCTTCGGGCTGCGACCCCGGGTCCTCTGGTCATGGGCGGGCGGCCTTGATAGGGTCGGCCCGTTCCGCATCACGCGGACCCGGCCGGAGGTCTGCCCCCCATGTACACCACCATCCGTCTGCGCAATGTCAGGGCCTGGGCCGATAGCGGCGATATCGCGCTGGCCCCGCTCACCCTGTTCTACGGTGCCAATGGCGCCGGCAAAAGCAGCATCGCCCAGGCGCTGGACGCGCTCGGCCGCATCGCCGATCGCGGTTTCACCGACCCCGCGGCCCTGGTCGCCGCCCTGCCGGCCGATGCCGTGCGCGACATGATCCGCGACCGCGATCCCACGCGGCTGATCGGCATCGATCTGGCCTGGCAGCCGGATGCGTCGATGCAGGCCGCCCTGGTGCAGGGCGCGCGCCGGCTGGCAGTGTCGGTCGAACTGGGCCTCGATCCGGCCGGCCGGCCGCGGCTGCACGGGCTTCACT
Above is a genomic segment from Tistrella mobilis containing:
- a CDS encoding Crp/Fnr family transcriptional regulator; the encoded protein is MGYYLELSRQDIEHLTDLQRQEQTWRVRDVVREMGAPTEMFYVVKTGWCFSYTIMADGRRQVLQIHHPGDVIGIPDIAYEHAVTGLQAATDLCLCPFPKSRLDTIFTDSPRLTALIMTLGMIDHVVLLDRIRTIGRMNADERVAHFLLEILSRLRITNPDVGDRFELPLSQELVGDTLGLTNVYVSRTLSLMERAGLIERIDRSIRIADEQGLRDMADFQDRYYRIDTSWFPGGALEKLSAGA